One window of Metopolophium dirhodum isolate CAU chromosome 3, ASM1992520v1, whole genome shotgun sequence genomic DNA carries:
- the LOC132940208 gene encoding transmembrane ascorbate-dependent reductase CYB561 isoform X2, whose product MGTTVTPELENNRIEEAITLNNMTEQNRNTQSQNVSHIGAYSSLYTISQIVGLLLIFSVFYWIINFRGGFGFTEAKIIFNWHPLFMTIGFIYLFANSILHYRTFRSLKKRDLKNHHAIIHGCIIVLVLLAGWASFASHMYSNPPIPDLYSLHSWLGVVTISMFLSQFVSGFVSFLFPGIAAQYKEAVMPYHIFFGVFNFILAIATSVLGFSEKLFFVLEDKYKTYPKEGLFGNFLGLLCVFYGGLIVFMVTKPEFKRQPKPEDGVLLTGALE is encoded by the exons ATGGGTACGAcag TTACACCAGAGTTGGAGAACAATAGAATTGAGGAAGcgataacattaaataatatgacggAACAAAATCGTAACACTCAGTCACAAAATGTCAGCCATATTGGTGCATACTCGTCGTTGTATACAATAAGTCAG atagTTGGATTACTACttatattttctgtattttattggATTATCAATTTCCGAGGAGGATTTGGATTTACTGAAGCCAAAATCATATTCAACTGGCACCCACTGTTTATGacaattggttttatttatttatttgcaaatt ctattctTCATTATAGAACATTCCGCAGTTTAAAAAAACGAGATTTGAAAAATCATCATGCAATTATTCATGGTTGTATAATTGTTCTTGTATTACTCGCTGGTTGGGCTTCTTTTGCTTCTCATATGTATAGTAATCCTCCTATTCCAGATTTGTATAGTTTACACAGTTGGTTGGGTGTTGTTACCATTTCAATGTTCCTCTCTCAg tttgtaagtgGATTTGTGTCCTTCTTGTTTCCTGGAATAGCTGCCCAATATAAGGAAGCTGTAATGCCTTATCACATTTTCTTtggagttttcaattttatattggcAATTGCTACTTCAGTCCTTGGATTcagtgaaaaattattttttgtttt GGAAgacaaatataaaacttatcCAAAAGAAGGATTGTTTGGCAATTTTTTGGGCTTACTATGTGTTTTTTACGGTGGATTAATAGTGTTCATGGTAACAAAACCAGAATTTAAGAGACAACCTAAACCTGAAGACGGTGTGCTGCTAACTGGAGCTTTGGAATAA
- the LOC132940208 gene encoding transmembrane ascorbate-dependent reductase CYB561 isoform X1 — protein MTRKRLKITPELENNRIEEAITLNNMTEQNRNTQSQNVSHIGAYSSLYTISQIVGLLLIFSVFYWIINFRGGFGFTEAKIIFNWHPLFMTIGFIYLFANSILHYRTFRSLKKRDLKNHHAIIHGCIIVLVLLAGWASFASHMYSNPPIPDLYSLHSWLGVVTISMFLSQFVSGFVSFLFPGIAAQYKEAVMPYHIFFGVFNFILAIATSVLGFSEKLFFVLEDKYKTYPKEGLFGNFLGLLCVFYGGLIVFMVTKPEFKRQPKPEDGVLLTGALE, from the exons atgactaggAAACGATTAAAAA TTACACCAGAGTTGGAGAACAATAGAATTGAGGAAGcgataacattaaataatatgacggAACAAAATCGTAACACTCAGTCACAAAATGTCAGCCATATTGGTGCATACTCGTCGTTGTATACAATAAGTCAG atagTTGGATTACTACttatattttctgtattttattggATTATCAATTTCCGAGGAGGATTTGGATTTACTGAAGCCAAAATCATATTCAACTGGCACCCACTGTTTATGacaattggttttatttatttatttgcaaatt ctattctTCATTATAGAACATTCCGCAGTTTAAAAAAACGAGATTTGAAAAATCATCATGCAATTATTCATGGTTGTATAATTGTTCTTGTATTACTCGCTGGTTGGGCTTCTTTTGCTTCTCATATGTATAGTAATCCTCCTATTCCAGATTTGTATAGTTTACACAGTTGGTTGGGTGTTGTTACCATTTCAATGTTCCTCTCTCAg tttgtaagtgGATTTGTGTCCTTCTTGTTTCCTGGAATAGCTGCCCAATATAAGGAAGCTGTAATGCCTTATCACATTTTCTTtggagttttcaattttatattggcAATTGCTACTTCAGTCCTTGGATTcagtgaaaaattattttttgtttt GGAAgacaaatataaaacttatcCAAAAGAAGGATTGTTTGGCAATTTTTTGGGCTTACTATGTGTTTTTTACGGTGGATTAATAGTGTTCATGGTAACAAAACCAGAATTTAAGAGACAACCTAAACCTGAAGACGGTGTGCTGCTAACTGGAGCTTTGGAATAA
- the LOC132940208 gene encoding transmembrane ascorbate-dependent reductase CYB561 isoform X3 has translation MTEQNRNTQSQNVSHIGAYSSLYTISQIVGLLLIFSVFYWIINFRGGFGFTEAKIIFNWHPLFMTIGFIYLFANSILHYRTFRSLKKRDLKNHHAIIHGCIIVLVLLAGWASFASHMYSNPPIPDLYSLHSWLGVVTISMFLSQFVSGFVSFLFPGIAAQYKEAVMPYHIFFGVFNFILAIATSVLGFSEKLFFVLEDKYKTYPKEGLFGNFLGLLCVFYGGLIVFMVTKPEFKRQPKPEDGVLLTGALE, from the exons atgacggAACAAAATCGTAACACTCAGTCACAAAATGTCAGCCATATTGGTGCATACTCGTCGTTGTATACAATAAGTCAG atagTTGGATTACTACttatattttctgtattttattggATTATCAATTTCCGAGGAGGATTTGGATTTACTGAAGCCAAAATCATATTCAACTGGCACCCACTGTTTATGacaattggttttatttatttatttgcaaatt ctattctTCATTATAGAACATTCCGCAGTTTAAAAAAACGAGATTTGAAAAATCATCATGCAATTATTCATGGTTGTATAATTGTTCTTGTATTACTCGCTGGTTGGGCTTCTTTTGCTTCTCATATGTATAGTAATCCTCCTATTCCAGATTTGTATAGTTTACACAGTTGGTTGGGTGTTGTTACCATTTCAATGTTCCTCTCTCAg tttgtaagtgGATTTGTGTCCTTCTTGTTTCCTGGAATAGCTGCCCAATATAAGGAAGCTGTAATGCCTTATCACATTTTCTTtggagttttcaattttatattggcAATTGCTACTTCAGTCCTTGGATTcagtgaaaaattattttttgtttt GGAAgacaaatataaaacttatcCAAAAGAAGGATTGTTTGGCAATTTTTTGGGCTTACTATGTGTTTTTTACGGTGGATTAATAGTGTTCATGGTAACAAAACCAGAATTTAAGAGACAACCTAAACCTGAAGACGGTGTGCTGCTAACTGGAGCTTTGGAATAA